From the genome of Spinacia oleracea cultivar Varoflay chromosome 2, BTI_SOV_V1, whole genome shotgun sequence, one region includes:
- the LOC110781392 gene encoding uncharacterized protein yields the protein MGDLMKRQFNVLDLSGHNFLEWTVDAQMNLKAQGLDHTIKDIMVSGTTEIKTATEQEKAKATVLIRHHLHDSLKTEYLMVENPKELWDSLKERYGHHKRVLLPKAQFDWTNLRFQDFKCVSEYNSTLFKIVSLLRYCDQAVTEDQMIEKILSTFHANNILLHQQYRERGFKRYSELISLLLVVEQNNDLLLKNHNLRTNGSMAFNEANAVESPNPPEANVAHRGGRGRFNHRGRGRGNHRGRGRGRGRGYLGPRNNNHKGHQQGNQKHTPSKEKDTCFRCGMTGHWGKTCRRTAKHLVDLYQASVKGKGKVAEANYVDEENPSGPSFDVSDFFNDNPDSGNDLIFGDNSNI from the coding sequence ATGGGAGATTTGATGAAAAGACAATTCAATGTGCTAGACTTGTCTGGGCACAATTTTCTGGAATGGACTGTTGATGCACAGATGAACTTAAAGGCCCAAGGACTGGATCATACCATAAAAGATATAATGGTTTCAGGCACCACAGAAATCAAAACTGCCACCGAGCAGGAAAAGGCCAAAGCCACAGTCCTCATAAGGCATCATTTACATGATAGCCTGAAAACTGAATATCTGATGGTGGAGAATCCCAAAGAGTTGTGGGATAGTCTTAAAGAAAGATATGGACACCATAAAAGGGTGCTCCTGCCAAAGGCTCAATTTGACTGGACTAATCTGAGGTTCCAGGATTTTAAATGTGTTAGTGAATATAATTCCACGTTATTCAAAATTGTATCATTGCTGAGATACTGTGATCAAGCAGTCACAGAAGATCAAATGATAGAGAAAATCCTCTCCACCTTTCATGCGAATAATATTCTATTGCATCAGCAATACCGAGAGAGGGGCTTTAAGAGATATTCTGAGCTGATTTCTCTATTGTTGGTTGTTGAACAGAATAATGATCTTCTGTTAAAGAACCATAATCTTAGAACAAATGGGTCTATGGCATTCAATGAAGCGAATGCCGTTGAAAGCCCAAACCCACCTGAGGCAAATGTTGCCCATAGAGGTGGACGTGGAAGATTTAACCACCGCGGTAGAGGACGCGGAAACCACCGTGGCCGTGGTCGTGGTCGTGGCAGGGGTTATCTGGGCCCTAGAAATAATAATCACAAAGGGCATCAACAAGGAAATCAAAAGCACACCCCCTCAAAAGAGAAAGACACATGTTTTAGATGTGGCATGACTGGCCATTGGGGGAAAACATGCCGCCGTACTGCAAAACATTTGGTAGATCTGTATCAAGCCTCCGTAAAAGGCAAAGGAAAAGTTGCTGAGGCAAATTACGTAGATGAGGAAAATCCCTCAGGGCCAAGCTTTGATGTATCTGATTTCTTCAATGATAACCCTGACAGTGGCAATGATCTGATATTTGGGGATAATAGTAACAtataa